A genome region from Sphaerisporangium krabiense includes the following:
- a CDS encoding helix-turn-helix domain-containing protein translates to MSSFQQARVDLGVRLRHLRETAQLSGKDLAARLNWQASKVSRIENARQTATEDDVVSWGQAVEATSEVIDELIAGAVGLLERQESWKQRHKSGLAALQEDVRDLESRTRLFRVFEPAVIIGLLQTAEYARHIFCKVRRVYGATDDVDAAIRVRMRRQEILYDQERRFRFVLPEAALRYRLAPADVMRGQLDRLLAVTTLPNVEFGVIPFAAELPSALLNGFWIYNDSLVAVPTRTKDFQLRDAEDVAFYAGAFEDLCEVAVFREKAREVIVRVLVDFADPVGR, encoded by the coding sequence GTGAGCAGCTTTCAGCAGGCGCGGGTCGACCTGGGCGTCCGGCTCCGCCACCTGCGAGAGACCGCACAGCTCTCCGGCAAGGACCTCGCGGCGCGGCTGAACTGGCAGGCGTCCAAGGTCTCGCGCATCGAGAACGCCCGGCAGACCGCGACCGAGGACGACGTGGTGTCGTGGGGCCAGGCCGTCGAGGCGACGTCCGAGGTGATCGACGAGCTGATCGCCGGGGCCGTCGGGCTCCTCGAACGGCAGGAGTCCTGGAAGCAGCGCCACAAGAGCGGGCTCGCCGCGCTCCAGGAGGACGTCCGCGACCTGGAGTCGCGCACCCGCCTCTTCCGCGTGTTCGAGCCCGCCGTCATCATCGGCCTGCTCCAGACGGCCGAGTACGCCCGGCACATCTTCTGCAAGGTGCGCCGGGTCTACGGCGCCACCGACGACGTCGACGCCGCGATCCGCGTCCGCATGCGCCGCCAGGAGATCCTCTACGACCAGGAGCGGCGGTTCCGGTTCGTGCTCCCCGAGGCCGCCCTGCGCTACCGGCTCGCGCCCGCCGACGTGATGCGCGGCCAGCTCGACCGGCTGCTCGCCGTCACCACGCTGCCGAACGTCGAGTTCGGGGTGATCCCCTTCGCGGCCGAGCTGCCGTCCGCGCTGCTCAACGGCTTCTGGATCTACAACGACTCGCTGGTGGCCGTGCCGACGCGCACCAAGGACTTCCAGCTCCGCGACGCCGAGGACGTGGCGTTCTACGCGGGCGCGTTCGAGGACCTGTGCGAGGTCGCGGTGTTCCGCGAGAAGGCGCGCGAGGTGATCGTCCGCGTGCTCGTGGACTTCGCCGACCCGGTGGGGCGGTAG
- a CDS encoding DinB family protein, which yields MSRTDIPPTWDERATLTTMLDYVRATVHAKCEGLSEEDARRAPLATSPLTTISGLVSHLRWVEFAWIEWRLLGEEDRAPWTDDDPDREMRIAVEIPLEKLLAEYEEQCARYRELVASLDLDTVAKRPVRDGTHVTLRWILHHLIEETARHNGHIDILREMADGVTGD from the coding sequence ATGAGCCGAACCGACATTCCTCCCACCTGGGATGAACGCGCCACACTCACCACCATGCTGGACTACGTGCGAGCCACGGTCCACGCCAAGTGCGAGGGCCTGTCCGAGGAGGACGCCCGCCGCGCCCCGCTGGCGACCTCGCCGCTGACGACGATCAGCGGGCTGGTCAGCCACCTGCGGTGGGTCGAGTTCGCCTGGATCGAGTGGCGGCTCCTCGGCGAGGAGGACCGCGCGCCCTGGACCGACGACGACCCGGACCGCGAGATGCGCATCGCCGTGGAGATCCCCCTGGAGAAGCTGCTCGCGGAGTACGAGGAGCAGTGCGCGCGCTACCGCGAGCTGGTCGCGTCCCTGGACCTCGACACCGTCGCCAAGCGGCCCGTCAGGGACGGCACGCACGTGACGCTGCGCTGGATCCTGCACCACCTGATCGAGGAGACCGCCCGGCACAACGGGCACATCGACATCCTGCGCGAGATGGCGGACGGCGTCACCGGCGACTGA
- a CDS encoding acyclic terpene utilization AtuA family protein, with protein sequence MGPLPVTAAAPLRVANCGGFYGDRLSAAREMVEGGPIDVLTGDWLAELTMLILAGNRRKGRPGYAGTFLTQMEQVLGTCLDRGVKVVSNAGGLDPAGCAAAVTELADRLGLSARVAHVTGDDLSGRDLAALGVPPRTGDRPEDKPLTANAYLGGRPIAAALEHGADVVVTGRVTDAALVTGPGMWRYGWGPRDLDALAGSVVAGHVIECGCQATGGNYAFFTEVPGLPRCGFPIAELRADGSSVITKHPGTGGRVSVGTVTAQLLYEIGAPRYLGPDVVARFDTIRLAQEGEDRVRISGVRGEPPPDTLKVALNHLGGHRNTMTLVLTGLDIAAKARLAEEAVFARVPRETFGQVHVELTPLGAPEGPEAVALLRITVMDADPRKAGRTFSSAVVETALAGYPGFYALTPPGEASPYGVYRPCFVPAGQVRAEVWFGDRRVWRDPGPPAFPGTAGDAGPQAGPAVPVAPAGPVREAPLGTVAGARSGDKGGDANLGVWVRTDAAYAWLDGFLTTDRLRALLPSVAGLTVERHRLPNLRALNFVVRGLLGAGVAASPRLDAQAKALGEELRARVVPIPISVGQAHPGLGGSIHEPNRHSSHLG encoded by the coding sequence GTGGGTCCCCTCCCCGTGACGGCCGCGGCGCCGCTGCGCGTCGCCAACTGCGGCGGTTTCTACGGCGACCGGCTGTCGGCGGCCCGCGAGATGGTCGAGGGCGGGCCGATCGACGTGCTCACCGGGGACTGGCTGGCGGAGCTGACCATGCTCATCCTGGCCGGCAACCGGCGCAAGGGCCGTCCGGGGTACGCGGGCACCTTCCTCACCCAGATGGAGCAGGTGCTCGGCACCTGCCTGGACCGGGGCGTCAAGGTCGTCTCCAACGCGGGCGGCCTGGACCCGGCCGGATGCGCGGCGGCGGTGACCGAGCTGGCGGACCGGCTCGGCCTGTCCGCGCGGGTGGCGCACGTCACCGGCGACGACCTGTCCGGGCGCGACCTCGCCGCCCTCGGCGTGCCGCCGCGCACCGGCGACCGGCCGGAGGACAAGCCGCTCACCGCCAACGCCTACCTCGGCGGCCGGCCCATCGCCGCCGCCCTGGAGCACGGCGCGGACGTCGTGGTCACCGGCAGGGTGACCGACGCGGCGCTGGTCACGGGGCCGGGCATGTGGCGGTACGGGTGGGGGCCGCGCGACCTGGACGCGCTGGCCGGGTCGGTCGTGGCCGGGCACGTCATCGAGTGCGGCTGCCAGGCCACCGGCGGCAACTACGCCTTCTTCACCGAGGTGCCCGGCCTGCCGCGCTGCGGGTTCCCCATCGCCGAGCTGCGCGCCGACGGGTCCAGCGTGATCACCAAGCATCCGGGCACGGGCGGGCGGGTCTCGGTGGGCACGGTGACCGCGCAGCTCCTGTACGAGATCGGCGCGCCGCGCTATCTCGGCCCCGACGTCGTCGCGCGCTTCGACACGATCCGGCTGGCGCAGGAGGGCGAGGACCGCGTGCGGATCAGCGGCGTGCGGGGCGAACCGCCGCCGGACACGCTGAAGGTGGCGCTCAACCACCTGGGCGGCCACCGAAACACGATGACGCTCGTGCTCACCGGCCTGGACATCGCGGCCAAGGCGCGGCTGGCGGAGGAGGCGGTGTTCGCGCGGGTGCCCCGCGAGACGTTCGGCCAGGTTCACGTGGAGCTGACGCCGCTCGGCGCGCCGGAGGGCCCGGAGGCGGTGGCGCTGCTGCGGATCACGGTGATGGACGCCGACCCGAGGAAGGCGGGGCGGACGTTCTCCTCGGCCGTGGTGGAGACCGCGCTGGCCGGCTATCCGGGGTTCTACGCGCTCACCCCGCCGGGCGAGGCGTCCCCGTACGGGGTGTACCGGCCGTGCTTCGTGCCCGCCGGGCAGGTGCGTGCCGAGGTGTGGTTCGGGGACCGGCGCGTGTGGCGCGACCCGGGCCCGCCCGCGTTCCCCGGGACCGCCGGGGACGCCGGGCCGCAGGCCGGGCCCGCCGTTCCCGTCGCGCCCGCCGGGCCGGTCAGGGAGGCGCCGCTCGGCACGGTCGCGGGGGCGAGGTCCGGGGACAAGGGCGGGGACGCCAACCTCGGGGTCTGGGTGCGCACCGACGCCGCGTACGCCTGGCTGGACGGTTTCCTCACCACCGACCGGCTCCGGGCGCTCCTGCCGTCGGTGGCCGGGCTGACGGTCGAGCGGCACCGCCTGCCGAACCTGCGGGCGCTGAACTTCGTCGTGCGCGGGCTGCTCGGCGCCGGCGTCGCGGCGAGCCCGCGCCTGGACGCCCAGGCGAAGGCGCTCGGCGAGGAACTGCGGGCACGGGTGGTCCCTATTCCTATATCCGTTGGACAGGCGCACCCCGGTCTAGGAGGCTCCATTCATGAGCCGAACCGACATTCCTCCCACCTGGGATGA
- a CDS encoding enoyl-CoA hydratase-related protein, producing MTALVRLETGGGVATVTLDSPANRNALSTRLLAELRRALTDAIGDEAVRVVVLTGAGPVFCSGADLKEQAPAGGPGDAPVTGALPDVMSLIWESPKPVICRLNGTARAGGLGLVAACDFALAPDSATFAFSEVRLGVVPAMISVTVLRRVEPRAAAEYFMTGEVFDAARAAEIGLLTRAVPAEELDAAVARYAGMLMRGGPEALAITKRLVREVPGIPVEEGMRRMAELSAQRFTSAEGQEGLRAFMEKRPAAWVPSP from the coding sequence GTGACCGCGCTGGTGCGCCTGGAGACCGGCGGCGGGGTCGCCACCGTGACGCTGGACTCCCCCGCCAACAGGAACGCCCTGTCGACCCGGCTGCTGGCCGAGCTGCGGCGGGCGCTGACCGACGCCATCGGCGACGAGGCCGTCCGCGTGGTCGTGCTGACCGGCGCGGGGCCGGTGTTCTGCTCGGGAGCCGATCTGAAGGAGCAGGCGCCCGCGGGAGGACCGGGCGACGCGCCGGTCACCGGGGCGCTGCCCGACGTCATGAGCCTGATCTGGGAGAGCCCCAAGCCGGTCATCTGCCGGCTGAACGGCACCGCCCGCGCCGGGGGCCTCGGGCTGGTGGCCGCGTGCGACTTCGCCCTCGCGCCGGACTCGGCGACGTTCGCGTTCAGCGAGGTGCGGCTCGGCGTGGTGCCCGCCATGATCTCGGTGACCGTGCTGCGGCGGGTGGAGCCGCGCGCCGCCGCCGAGTACTTCATGACCGGCGAGGTCTTCGACGCCGCGCGCGCCGCCGAGATCGGCCTGCTCACCCGGGCCGTCCCCGCCGAGGAGCTGGACGCGGCCGTCGCCCGCTACGCGGGCATGCTGATGCGCGGCGGCCCGGAGGCGCTGGCGATCACCAAGCGGCTGGTCCGCGAGGTTCCCGGCATCCCGGTCGAGGAGGGCATGCGGCGCATGGCGGAGCTGTCGGCCCAGCGGTTCACCTCGGCCGAGGGGCAGGAGGGGCTGCGCGCGTTCATGGAGAAGCGCCCCGCCGCGTGGGTCCCCTCCCCGTGA
- a CDS encoding acetyl/propionyl/methylcrotonyl-CoA carboxylase subunit alpha, which yields MIGRLLVANRAEIARRVFRTCRDLGIETVAVFSDADASAPHAAEADHAVRLPGTRPADTYLDAAAIVAAALGTGADAVHPGYGFLSENAAFARAVLDAGLVWVGPPPEAIAAMGAKIGAKALMAAAGVPVLPSAAPGSAADLPFPVLLKASAGGGGRGMRVVRDPSGLAEAAEAAGREALAAFGDGTLFAEPLLEGARHVEVQIVADAHGTVWALGERDCSIQRRHQKVVEEAPAPGLAPRVREELLAAAVKAAEAIGYVGAGTVEFLVKGDTVAFLEMNTRLQVEHPVTECVYGVDLVRLQLEVAEGARLPAAPPGPSGHAIEARLYAEDPADGWRPQAGTLGLFEIPGVDARFGPPPGGAASGLRLDSGVETGSRVDVHYDPMLAKVIAWAPTRAAAARRLAAALARARVHGPVTNRDLLVRVLRHETFLAGDAHTGFLETFDPADGCEGPPRHVALSALAAALALAAGRRAAAPVMGGLPSGWRNVPSEPQRTAFEGPAGRVEVAYRLTRAGLSAEGFDGVTLVSATPARVVLEVAGVRRRFEVAAYDDAVHVDSPLGAARLTPLPRLPEPAARLAPGSLLAPMPGTVLRVAVTPGARVAAGQTILTLEAMKMEHEVRAPAAGVLSALNAAPGLQVAAGTVLAVIETAEETP from the coding sequence GTGATCGGACGCCTGCTGGTCGCCAACCGCGCCGAGATCGCCCGACGGGTGTTCCGCACCTGCCGCGACCTCGGCATCGAGACCGTCGCGGTGTTCTCCGACGCCGACGCCTCCGCCCCGCACGCCGCCGAGGCCGACCACGCCGTCCGCCTGCCCGGGACCAGGCCCGCGGACACCTATCTCGACGCCGCCGCGATCGTGGCCGCCGCGCTGGGCACGGGCGCGGACGCCGTCCATCCCGGCTACGGGTTCCTGTCGGAGAACGCGGCGTTCGCCCGCGCCGTCCTGGACGCCGGGCTCGTCTGGGTCGGCCCGCCGCCGGAGGCCATCGCCGCGATGGGCGCCAAGATCGGGGCCAAGGCGCTGATGGCCGCGGCCGGGGTGCCGGTGCTCCCCTCGGCCGCGCCCGGGTCCGCCGCGGACCTGCCGTTCCCGGTGCTGCTCAAGGCGTCGGCGGGCGGCGGCGGGCGCGGCATGCGCGTCGTCCGCGACCCGTCGGGGCTGGCGGAGGCCGCCGAGGCCGCCGGGCGCGAGGCGCTGGCGGCGTTCGGCGACGGCACGCTGTTCGCCGAGCCCCTGCTGGAGGGCGCCCGGCACGTCGAGGTGCAGATCGTCGCCGACGCGCACGGCACGGTGTGGGCGCTCGGCGAGCGGGACTGCTCGATCCAGCGCCGCCACCAGAAGGTCGTCGAGGAGGCCCCCGCGCCGGGGCTCGCGCCACGGGTGCGCGAGGAACTGCTCGCCGCCGCCGTCAAGGCCGCCGAGGCCATCGGATACGTGGGGGCCGGGACCGTGGAGTTCCTGGTCAAGGGCGACACGGTCGCCTTCCTGGAGATGAACACGCGGCTGCAGGTCGAGCACCCGGTGACCGAGTGCGTGTACGGCGTGGACCTGGTGCGCCTGCAACTGGAGGTCGCCGAGGGCGCCCGCCTGCCCGCCGCGCCGCCCGGGCCGTCCGGCCACGCCATCGAGGCCCGCCTGTACGCCGAGGACCCGGCGGACGGCTGGCGTCCCCAGGCCGGGACGCTGGGCCTGTTCGAGATCCCCGGCGTGGACGCGCGGTTCGGGCCGCCACCGGGCGGGGCCGCGTCCGGGCTGCGGCTGGACTCCGGGGTGGAGACCGGCTCGCGGGTGGACGTCCACTACGACCCCATGCTCGCCAAGGTGATCGCCTGGGCGCCCACCCGGGCGGCGGCGGCGCGGCGGCTGGCCGCCGCGCTGGCCCGCGCCCGCGTCCACGGTCCCGTCACCAACCGGGACCTGCTCGTCCGCGTGCTGCGGCACGAGACGTTCCTCGCCGGCGACGCCCACACCGGGTTCCTGGAGACCTTCGACCCGGCCGATGGCTGCGAGGGGCCGCCGCGGCACGTGGCGCTGTCCGCGCTGGCCGCCGCGCTGGCGCTCGCCGCCGGGCGCCGCGCCGCCGCGCCGGTGATGGGCGGGCTGCCGAGCGGCTGGCGCAACGTGCCGTCCGAGCCGCAGCGCACCGCGTTCGAAGGCCCGGCGGGGCGCGTCGAGGTCGCCTACCGCCTGACCCGGGCGGGCCTGAGCGCGGAGGGGTTCGACGGCGTGACGCTGGTCTCGGCCACGCCCGCGCGGGTCGTCCTCGAGGTCGCCGGGGTGCGCCGGCGCTTCGAGGTGGCCGCCTACGACGACGCCGTGCACGTGGACTCCCCGCTCGGCGCGGCGCGGCTCACGCCGCTGCCGCGCCTGCCCGAGCCGGCGGCGCGCCTGGCGCCGGGCTCCCTGCTCGCCCCCATGCCCGGCACGGTCCTGCGCGTCGCGGTGACGCCCGGGGCCCGGGTCGCGGCGGGGCAGACGATCCTCACCTTGGAGGCGATGAAGATGGAACACGAGGTCCGCGCCCCCGCCGCGGGAGTGCTGTCCGCCCTGAACGCCGCGCCGGGACTTCAGGTCGCGGCGGGGACCGTCCTCGCCGTCATCGAGACCGCCGAGGAGACGCCGTGA
- a CDS encoding acyl-CoA carboxylase subunit beta yields MLARLRDLDAEHAKAVAGGGPKYAERHHRRGKLLARERVELLLDPDAPFLELSPLAGWGAGVPVGASVVTGIGVVEGVPCVIVANDPTVRGGASNPWTLRKTLRAADIALENRLPLINLVESGGADLPSQKEIFIPGGRVFRDLTRLSAAGVPTVAIVFGNSTAGGAYVPGMSDHVIMVKERAKVFLGGPPLVRMATGEEADDESLGGADMHARVSGLADHLALDEHDALRLGRRVVRRLGRRPPAPPPGGARLPVYDEEELLGVVPEDLRVPFDPREVIARVVDASEFDEFKPLYGESLVTGWAELHGHPIGVLANARGVLFSDEARKAAQFIQLACQARTPLLFLQNTTGYMVGTEYERGGIVKHGAMMINAVSNSTVPHLTVVMGASYGAGNYGMCGRAYDPRFLFTWPSAKSAVMGPAQLAGVLSIVGRAAAEARGQVYDEEADAAMRRTVEETIEAESLPFFLSGRLYDDGVIDPRDTRTVLGLCLSVIAGSPAPAGHGFGVFRM; encoded by the coding sequence ATGCTGGCCCGGCTGCGCGACCTGGACGCCGAGCACGCCAAGGCGGTGGCGGGCGGCGGCCCGAAGTACGCCGAGCGCCACCACCGGCGCGGCAAGCTGCTGGCCCGCGAGCGGGTGGAACTGCTCCTCGACCCGGACGCGCCGTTCCTCGAACTGTCCCCGCTGGCCGGGTGGGGCGCCGGGGTCCCGGTCGGCGCGAGCGTGGTGACCGGCATCGGGGTGGTCGAGGGCGTGCCGTGCGTGATCGTCGCCAACGACCCGACCGTGCGGGGCGGCGCCTCCAACCCCTGGACGCTGCGCAAGACCCTGCGGGCCGCCGACATCGCGCTGGAGAACCGGCTGCCGCTGATCAACCTGGTCGAGTCCGGCGGCGCCGACCTGCCGTCCCAGAAGGAGATCTTCATCCCCGGCGGGCGGGTGTTCCGCGACCTGACCCGGCTGTCGGCCGCCGGCGTGCCCACCGTCGCGATCGTCTTCGGCAACTCCACGGCGGGCGGCGCGTACGTCCCGGGCATGAGCGACCACGTGATCATGGTCAAGGAGCGCGCCAAGGTGTTCCTCGGCGGCCCGCCGCTGGTCAGGATGGCCACCGGCGAGGAGGCCGACGACGAGTCGCTCGGCGGCGCCGACATGCACGCCCGGGTCTCCGGCCTCGCCGACCACCTGGCGCTGGACGAGCACGACGCGCTGCGGCTCGGCCGCCGCGTCGTGCGTCGCCTCGGCCGGCGCCCGCCCGCTCCCCCGCCCGGCGGCGCGCGGCTCCCCGTGTACGACGAGGAGGAGCTGCTCGGCGTCGTCCCGGAGGACCTGCGCGTCCCGTTCGACCCGCGCGAGGTCATCGCCCGCGTGGTCGACGCCAGCGAGTTCGACGAGTTCAAGCCGCTGTACGGCGAGAGCCTCGTCACCGGCTGGGCCGAGCTGCACGGGCACCCGATCGGCGTCCTCGCCAACGCCCGGGGTGTGCTGTTCAGCGACGAGGCGCGCAAGGCGGCGCAGTTCATCCAGCTCGCCTGCCAGGCGCGCACGCCTCTGCTGTTCCTGCAGAACACCACCGGCTACATGGTCGGCACGGAGTACGAGCGGGGCGGCATCGTCAAGCACGGCGCGATGATGATCAACGCGGTGTCCAACTCGACCGTGCCGCACCTCACCGTCGTGATGGGCGCCTCCTACGGCGCGGGCAACTACGGCATGTGCGGGCGGGCCTACGACCCGCGGTTCCTGTTCACCTGGCCGAGCGCCAAGTCGGCGGTCATGGGCCCGGCGCAGCTCGCCGGGGTGCTGTCGATCGTGGGCCGGGCCGCCGCCGAGGCCCGCGGCCAGGTCTACGACGAGGAGGCCGACGCGGCGATGCGGCGGACGGTCGAGGAGACGATCGAGGCCGAGTCGCTGCCCTTCTTCCTGTCCGGGCGGCTGTACGACGACGGCGTGATCGACCCGCGCGACACCCGCACCGTGCTCGGCCTGTGCCTGTCCGTCATCGCCGGGTCCCCCGCGCCGGCCGGGCACGGCTTCGGCGTCTTCCGGATGTGA
- a CDS encoding serine/threonine-protein kinase translates to MKRAISGVEVVQALRDDDPRRLGVHDLTGRLGEGGQGVVYLGRTPDGRHVAIKLLHARLSGDPEARGRFLREVSVAQRVARFCTASVLHADLAGDRPYIVSEYVPGPSLRELVEREGPRQGAALDRLAISTATALAAIHRAGVLHRDLKPANVLMGPEGPVVIDFGIAKALDSPGATVTHDTLGTPSYLAPEQLRGGAVTPAVDLFAWGVTMVFAATGRAAFGSDSIPAVINRILNEPPYLGALEPPLRDIVAACLSKDPAARPTADDVVTHLMGRPHAPPPAPEDTRGASRARRAVLLPVAAGVAAAVLGGGTVVLAQSLGSSSSSAAPPVTQSPSGQVEGTWSAVPSPDEPSRPARTPGRRATTPAARPARTPTPVPTPAARPSRTPKPTPTATPSPTRTPAPSPTPTVKPTPTVKPTAKPTPKPTPKPTATPKPNPYTAAQVCGSGYKVIDSHSYGAATTYLLYNATAAKNCVVTLSKYVVAQKVKMSATLQVKGGTAVTDAGSFTAYAGPVRQAAKKVCVIWGGGYGGASWKSGWSHCG, encoded by the coding sequence GTGAAAAGGGCGATATCGGGGGTCGAGGTGGTACAGGCGCTCAGGGACGACGATCCGCGCCGCCTCGGCGTCCACGACCTCACCGGACGCCTCGGCGAGGGCGGGCAGGGCGTGGTCTACCTGGGCCGGACCCCGGACGGGCGGCACGTCGCGATCAAGCTGCTGCACGCGCGGCTCTCCGGCGACCCCGAGGCCCGCGGCCGGTTCCTGCGCGAGGTGTCGGTCGCGCAGCGGGTCGCCCGGTTCTGCACGGCCTCGGTGCTGCACGCCGACCTGGCCGGCGACCGGCCGTACATCGTCAGCGAGTACGTGCCCGGCCCCTCGCTGCGCGAGCTCGTCGAGCGCGAGGGCCCGCGCCAGGGCGCCGCCCTGGACCGGCTCGCGATCAGCACCGCGACCGCGCTCGCCGCGATCCACCGCGCGGGCGTCCTGCACCGCGACCTCAAGCCCGCCAACGTGCTCATGGGCCCCGAGGGGCCGGTCGTCATCGACTTCGGCATCGCCAAGGCGCTGGACTCCCCCGGCGCGACCGTCACCCACGACACCCTCGGCACCCCGTCCTACCTGGCCCCCGAGCAGCTCAGGGGCGGGGCCGTCACCCCGGCGGTGGACCTGTTCGCCTGGGGCGTCACGATGGTCTTCGCCGCCACCGGACGGGCGGCCTTCGGATCGGACTCGATCCCCGCGGTGATCAACCGCATCCTCAACGAGCCGCCGTACCTGGGCGCGCTGGAGCCGCCGCTGCGCGACATCGTGGCCGCGTGCCTGTCCAAGGACCCGGCCGCGCGCCCCACGGCCGACGACGTGGTCACCCACCTGATGGGCCGTCCCCACGCCCCGCCCCCGGCTCCTGAGGACACGCGGGGGGCGTCGCGCGCCCGGCGCGCGGTCCTGCTGCCGGTCGCGGCGGGCGTCGCCGCCGCCGTGCTGGGCGGCGGCACGGTCGTGCTGGCCCAGTCGCTCGGCTCCTCGTCCTCCTCGGCCGCCCCGCCGGTGACGCAGAGCCCGTCCGGGCAGGTCGAGGGCACCTGGTCGGCCGTGCCCTCCCCGGACGAGCCCTCGCGCCCGGCCAGGACGCCCGGCCGGCGGGCCACGACCCCGGCGGCGCGGCCCGCGCGCACGCCCACGCCGGTCCCGACCCCGGCGGCGCGCCCGTCGCGCACCCCGAAGCCGACCCCGACCGCCACACCCTCCCCCACCCGCACGCCCGCGCCGTCCCCCACGCCCACCGTCAAGCCGACGCCCACGGTGAAGCCGACCGCCAAGCCCACCCCGAAGCCCACCCCGAAGCCCACCGCCACGCCCAAGCCGAACCCGTACACCGCGGCCCAGGTGTGCGGGTCGGGGTACAAGGTCATCGACTCGCACTCCTACGGCGCGGCGACCACCTACCTGCTCTACAACGCGACCGCGGCGAAGAACTGCGTGGTCACCCTGTCCAAGTACGTGGTGGCGCAGAAGGTGAAGATGAGCGCGACCCTCCAGGTGAAGGGCGGCACGGCCGTGACCGACGCCGGGAGCTTCACCGCCTACGCCGGCCCGGTGCGCCAGGCCGCCAAGAAGGTGTGCGTGATCTGGGGCGGCGGGTACGGCGGGGCGTCCTGGAAGAGCGGCTGGTCCCACTGCGGCTAG
- a CDS encoding FAD-binding oxidoreductase — MNALPALVDALPDGRVLTDPDVTDSYARDQTFLRPGTPLCVVAAQTRDDVVTTLRWATEHRVPVVPRGAGTGLAGGATAVDGCVTLSLARMTAIRELSPADEIAVAEPGVITADLDRAAREHGLMYAPDPSSHEISTIGGNLATNAGGLRCVKYGVTRDSTLGLEVVLADGRVLNTGRRTIKGVTGYDLTGLFVGSEGTLGVITAATLRLRRAPALPPVTIAAEFPSLRAAGDAVAAIVAAGCRPSLLELMDRGTLKAIDDWKNIGLEDGVQAMLIAQAEGDAPGDASAMARLCEENGAGFVAVSSTPEETEELIGIRRLAYTAKERLGACLVEDVCVPRSALPDMISEIERSAARHDVLICTVAHAGDGNLHPVFIFDRGLPEPPENVWAAADEVFRAALDLGGTLTGEHGVGLLKRRWLGLESGPVTDEVQRGIKQVFDPLNILNPGKAI; from the coding sequence GTGAACGCTCTCCCTGCCCTGGTCGACGCCCTTCCGGACGGACGGGTCCTGACGGATCCCGACGTGACCGATTCCTACGCGCGCGACCAGACGTTCCTCCGGCCGGGGACGCCGCTGTGCGTCGTGGCGGCGCAGACCCGTGACGACGTCGTGACCACCCTGCGCTGGGCCACCGAGCACCGCGTGCCCGTCGTCCCGCGGGGAGCGGGCACCGGCCTGGCGGGCGGCGCGACGGCCGTGGACGGCTGCGTGACGCTCTCGCTCGCCCGCATGACCGCCATCCGCGAGCTGTCCCCCGCCGACGAGATCGCCGTCGCCGAGCCGGGCGTGATCACCGCCGACCTGGACCGCGCCGCGCGCGAGCACGGCCTGATGTACGCGCCGGACCCCTCGTCGCATGAGATCTCCACCATCGGCGGCAACCTCGCCACCAACGCGGGCGGGCTGCGCTGCGTGAAGTACGGCGTCACGCGCGACTCCACGCTGGGCCTCGAGGTCGTGCTGGCCGACGGCAGGGTGCTGAACACCGGCCGCCGCACGATCAAGGGCGTGACGGGCTACGACCTCACCGGCCTGTTCGTCGGCTCGGAGGGCACGCTCGGCGTCATCACCGCGGCCACGCTGCGCCTGCGCCGCGCTCCCGCCCTGCCGCCGGTCACGATCGCCGCCGAGTTCCCCTCGCTGCGCGCCGCCGGGGACGCCGTCGCGGCCATCGTCGCCGCCGGGTGCCGCCCGTCGCTGCTGGAGCTGATGGACCGGGGCACGCTCAAGGCCATCGACGACTGGAAGAACATCGGCCTCGAGGACGGCGTGCAGGCGATGCTGATCGCGCAGGCCGAGGGCGACGCGCCCGGCGACGCGAGCGCGATGGCGCGCCTGTGCGAGGAGAACGGCGCGGGCTTCGTCGCGGTGTCCTCCACGCCCGAGGAGACCGAGGAGCTGATCGGCATCCGCCGCCTGGCCTACACCGCCAAGGAGCGGCTCGGCGCGTGCCTGGTCGAGGACGTCTGCGTGCCCCGCTCGGCGCTGCCCGACATGATCAGTGAGATCGAGCGGAGCGCCGCCCGGCACGACGTGCTGATCTGCACAGTCGCCCACGCCGGCGACGGCAACCTGCACCCGGTGTTCATCTTCGACCGGGGGCTGCCCGAGCCGCCGGAGAACGTCTGGGCCGCGGCCGACGAGGTCTTCCGTGCCGCCCTGGACCTCGGCGGCACCCTCACGGGCGAGCACGGCGTCGGGCTGCTGAAGCGGCGCTGGCTCGGCCTGGAGAGCGGGCCGGTCACCGACGAGGTGCAGCGGGGCATCAAGCAGGTCTTCGACCCTCTGAACATCCTGAATCCCGGCAAGGCCATCTGA